The genome window AATCGGTATTGCGAACGGGGACGATTCGGATGACTGCTGGTGTGCCTTGGTCGAGGAGGTGTTTCATGTGTTGTTCGATGGTTTCTGCTGACGAGTCAAAGTGAAGCGCACTTTCATCCATGTAGAGCGCAGCGACGTAGACGCGAACGCGGAGGAACGAGACGGTGCGAACGCCCAGGCCGACCAATCGCAGACGAGGCTGCGGCTCATCCGACGCCAACGAGGCCGGCGTGCGCATATACAATGGAAAGCTGAGATTCGTATCCGCATCTACAACCACTTGCTTGGACACGTCACCGCTCAACGACGTAAGCCTCGAGCCGGTGCCGCTGgctgcaacagcatctAGCCGGATGCTGTCGGTAGACGAAACGCTGTAAATCGATATGATACCAGCtaacgctgctgctgcgcttaGCGACTTCCACTTCCTCTGTGCTGTATGCGACGACTCGGGCGTAGAGAGAGCCACGACGCAAGGGTGGTACGATTGCTGGAAgaacgctgctgcagctcgaggttGCGAGGAAGCCGAACAAACTTGAAAGGAAGGATAGGATCGTGTGAACGTCGAGATGCCACGTGCGGCTGCTGTACAAGACGCTGCAGAACGTCTCGCTCCAGCCGCGGTGATCAGCGTCGGAGTTAGCATGCTGTGTAACGTGGAGGTTGTGCGAGATGTCGACAAGTGGTGGCGAGGAAGCAtttacgaatcgtgaatcatgaatggaCGATGAGCTCAGCCCCCAGTCTGTGCTCTGCTCCGCAAGTCCGGCTGAACGTGCAACACGAAccgtgaattcacgattccgtgattcgtgattcacgattcatgattcgtgaatatcGCCCGTGCCAATAGTGGTAGCGGCGTAACAGCCAGCTCTTCACGCTTTTCGCCCACGTCCATgctccactcacgactcgtgactttaCAGATGAACGTCTTCGTGCTTCAGGGTCCAGGtgtgtttttttttcttttctttttctttttggCACCCGAgttgattcacgattcacgatcttGGCTTGGCCTACGGAgtggaatcgtgaattacgGATCACGAACGGTTTAGGAGATTTATTTGGCATGAGGCGAACTGCGCGTGCTCTATGTCTGTCAAGTGGTGTAGTGTGTCTCACAGCTGGCTGCTTAACCGGAAACACAACGCGCGCGCTTTTGTCGATCCGTGATGCACATGCAGAGAGACGCAAAGACACACAAACAACACACATGCTCAGGCTGTGTTCcctcaatcgtgaatgcagaTCTTAGACTGACTTGTCCGAAGCTTTGGCACATGGTCAACTCGATTCGAAAGATCGTCCATTGTCTTTattccaccaccatcgtctGCACAGCCCTGTCGTCGTGGATCGCATCTCCTGTTGCGATCAGCTCCAGCTTCGTTCTACCTCTCAAGCACGCTTTTCGATCTTGTGGTGATCTGCAAGGCCACATCCGCTCGGAATCTGCTACCACGCTCTACTCGATCGTTTCGGCCGCCGGTTGAACTGCATTCTCGATCGTCCAGCATCGACACAATGCCCGCCACAACGTCCAAGCTGACACCCGATTCCGAGCTCCAGCTCGCCTTCGATCCGAGCTTGATACCGCAAGCGAGCAAGGACCTTCTACCCGAAGACATCATCGTCCGACCGCTCGCCAGCGACGACTACAACCGCGGACACCTTCGCGTTCTCGCCGACCTCACGCAGGCCCCTGACATCGGCCTCACCGCGTGGTCCAAGCAGTTCGCCCTCCAACTCGCGTCTCCCAACACATACTACCCTatcgtcttcgtccacACACACACCGACCAGATCGTCGCATGCGGTACCATGTTTGTCGAGTTCAAATTCTTGCGAGGCGGCGGCTCTTGTGCTCACATTGAGGATATCGTCGTTCACAAGGACGGTCAGGCCAAAGGCCTGGGTAAGAGAATCATCGAAATTCTCACGCACATCGCCAAGCAGAGAGCTTGCTACAAGGTGATTCTCGATTGCAGCGAAAAGAATATTGCCTTCTATGAAAAGTGCGGCTATCATAAAGCGGGCGATCAGATGGCTGTGTACTTTGTATAGATGCATGTCGAATTGGCTCAATCGACACGATTTTTAGTTCCCATAGTACGCAGTGCCCATGTGCGTGATTCTGGCTCGCTACGACGCCCGCACGGCGATCAGCGGAACACGCCTC of Mycosarcoma maydis chromosome 7, whole genome shotgun sequence contains these proteins:
- a CDS encoding uncharacterized protein (related to glucosamine 6-phosphate n-acetyltransferase), with translation MPATTSKLTPDSELQLAFDPSLIPQASKDLLPEDIIVRPLASDDYNRGHLRVLADLTQAPDIGLTAWSKQFALQLASPNTYYPIVFVHTHTDQIVACGTMFVEFKFLRGGGSCAHIEDIVVHKDGQAKGLGKRIIEILTHIAKQRACYKVILDCSEKNIAFYEKCGYHKAGDQMAVYFV